In the genome of Flavobacteriales bacterium, the window GGTTATAACGGCAGCAAAGTGAATTGGACTTTTCATGAGGATTGGTTTTTGAGTTGTTTAATTCCGCAAATGAAGTGAGGTAAAATGCGGAAAGAAACCTCAAACCCATACATGGTAAAAATCCGATAACAGATGGTCTGATATTTAAATGAATGGTGATACGAAGGGCAAAACCTTACGGTCCTTATATACTGACATATCACATTTAACATTTTTTTAAGGTACTATGTATTGCATAGTACCTTATTGTTTGTATATTTGTCCCATGATCAACATCGAGAACACCAAAGCGCAAATGAGAAAGGGGATACTGGAATTCTGTATCCTGTCCCTGGTCTCGGAGGATGATGCCTACGCTTCAGACATCATCGAGCGCCTCAAACAGTCCAGGCTGATCGTGGTAGAGGGTACCCTCTACCCGCTCCTGACAAGGCTAAAGAATGCCGGCCTGCTCAGCTACCGGTGGGAGGAATCCACCTCCGGGCCTCCCAGAAAATATTATAAGCTCACACCCGTGGGCAAACAATTTCTAAAAGAACTCAACACAACCTG includes:
- a CDS encoding PadR family transcriptional regulator, which gives rise to MNIENTKAQMRKGILEFCILSLVSEDDAYASDIIERLKQSRLIVVEGTLYPLLTRLKNAGLLSYRWEESTSGPPRKYYKLTPVGKQFLKELNTT